Genomic window (Ureibacillus composti):
TTACTGGAAGAATACGTTGATTGCTTTCACTTCTTATTATCGATTGGGAACACACTGAACTTTAGGAACCTGTTACCGAATAAAAAGCCGCTAGATACAGAAGTGGTGGATCTATTCAATTTACTATTCGAGCATATTAGCTTTTTACGCGACAAAGAGTGTCAAAGCCTCGAATTTTACTCAATGGTATTCCAGGAATTCACTGTATTAGGTGAACAATTAGGATTCACGTGGGAACAAGTAGAAAATGCTTACTTAGAAAAAAATAAAATTAATCACGAACGACAATTATCAGGTTATTGAGGCGATAGTTATGTCTAAGTACGTTTTATTTACACAAGACGAACATGAAACCATTGATTTTTCTTTTAGTAAAACAAAAGTCGAAAAGTTCATCGAATTATGGAATGAAGGGTACAGCATTGTGATCATCGCAAGAAAACTACAGAGAAAACAAATAGAGGTCACGATGCTGGCCATGGATTTGGATATAGTGGGGAAAATCCATCCTAGACCAGGTGGGATATTTGGAACTATTAAAAAAGAAGCATCGTAATTGAACCATATTGTTGAGCAGATGTTGGGTGACAACTAGAGAAAAAAGTAGTCGACTTTCTATAGTGAAAATCGACTTATAGATAATGATATATCTATTAAAGGAAAATGAATGTATTTTATTATACGGTGAAAATTAGCGCCCGTACGAGACAATTTGATGAGTTAATTTTAGATCTTTAAATTGATGAATATTCATTTAACATTTTATCAAGTGCTTGGCTAATTTGAATGGTTTTTGGATGAGTTAGACCATTTTTCATACCTACTTTTATCATTTGAGATCTTAGTATTTGAATTTCTTTTATGGTTGTTGTTTTTGAATTCATAAGGGAA
Coding sequences:
- a CDS encoding aspartyl-phosphate phosphatase Spo0E family protein — translated: MNSKTTTIKEIQILRSQMIKVGMKNGLTHPKTIQISQALDKMLNEYSSI
- a CDS encoding dUTP diphosphatase, whose amino-acid sequence is MDLTKLFEIQAGLDYHITKEHPEKNDENRLSKKVLALQVELGECANEWRGFKFWSNNQVSRENLLLEEYVDCFHFLLSIGNTLNFRNLLPNKKPLDTEVVDLFNLLFEHISFLRDKECQSLEFYSMVFQEFTVLGEQLGFTWEQVENAYLEKNKINHERQLSGY